One window of Cohnella hashimotonis genomic DNA carries:
- a CDS encoding ABC transporter permease, with product MNSRIADSREAGAPGRWVQIGLGLLLPVTVIAVWQALAEWGYLSELMFPAPTVIAGSFADLAASGDLWENFRISAVRAISGFLLGGGLGLAFGVLVGLFRRSEKLLDPTIQMIRMIPSLAVVPLFILWFGIGEESKVLLIAKAAFFPLYINSFLGIRQVDNKLFEVSRVLGFNRFKQIVRLVIPAAIPNILLGARLSLGLAWLGLVVAELIASTSGIGYMISDARQFADTPVVFVGIFVFAVAGLISDTAVRLLERRIVRWKDTYSG from the coding sequence ATGAACAGTCGAATAGCAGACTCGCGAGAGGCGGGGGCGCCTGGACGATGGGTGCAGATCGGACTTGGTCTGCTGCTGCCGGTGACCGTCATCGCGGTCTGGCAAGCGTTGGCCGAATGGGGATATCTGTCGGAGCTTATGTTTCCAGCGCCTACAGTCATCGCCGGTTCGTTCGCAGATCTGGCGGCATCGGGCGATTTGTGGGAGAACTTTCGAATCAGCGCGGTTCGGGCGATATCCGGGTTTTTGTTGGGAGGAGGCCTGGGGCTTGCTTTCGGCGTCCTGGTCGGTCTGTTTCGCAGATCGGAAAAGCTGCTTGATCCGACGATTCAGATGATCCGAATGATTCCAAGTCTCGCCGTCGTGCCGCTGTTTATTCTCTGGTTCGGAATCGGAGAAGAGTCGAAAGTGCTGTTGATCGCGAAGGCAGCCTTTTTCCCGCTCTATATCAATTCGTTCCTCGGCATTCGGCAGGTGGACAACAAGCTGTTCGAAGTCAGCCGCGTCCTTGGGTTTAACCGGTTCAAACAAATCGTGCGGCTGGTCATCCCGGCGGCGATACCGAATATTCTGCTCGGCGCAAGGCTGTCGCTGGGATTGGCTTGGCTGGGGCTGGTTGTGGCTGAATTGATCGCCTCTACGTCGGGCATCGGCTATATGATATCGGATGCGCGCCAGTTTGCGGATACGCCGGTCGTATTCGTCGGCATCTTCGTATTCGCAGTCGCCGGGCTCATATCGGATACGGCCGTGCGGCTGCTGGAGCGCAGAATCGTGCGTTGGAAAGACACCTACAGCGGATAA
- a CDS encoding FAD-dependent oxidoreductase encodes MTSTAARASVERITDVLVIGGGPAGTWAAISAASKGAKVTLVDKGYCGSSGATAPSGTGVWYVEPDREKREEAKASRYAMGGQLAEHSWMDRVLDRTYENMNKLGNLGYPFPVDENGNPHKRSLQGPEYMRLMRKLVQRAGVKILDHSPVLELLADEHGVGGAAGVNTQTGETWEIRAGAVVIATGGCAFLSRALGCNVLTGDGYLFATEAGADLSGMEFSNAYAICPTFSSVTKTAYYSYASFYYEDGTVVEGAGSKKGRSVIARNLLQGKQVYARLDQAPEDLKPLLRVAQTNFFLPFDRRGIDPFKDLFPVTLRLEGTVRGTGGIRVIDETCATSAPGLYAAGDAATRELICGGFTGGGSHNAAWAMSSGSFAGEGAAAYALKLGEGAGSRNLRGLSSQTLRDRQEPGGAARTDEYVRAVQDEVKPYDRNLFRTEKGLGDSLVRLDDLWQRQREAGIGRTTEGVKAREAAAMTATARWMYHSALARTETRGMHKREDFPAGDAGQHHRLISGGLDRVWVRQEEVAKERVSV; translated from the coding sequence ATGACGAGCACAGCGGCAAGAGCTTCGGTCGAACGGATCACGGACGTACTGGTAATCGGCGGCGGACCCGCAGGAACCTGGGCGGCCATATCCGCGGCTTCGAAGGGCGCAAAGGTAACGCTGGTCGATAAAGGGTACTGCGGCTCAAGCGGAGCCACCGCGCCGTCGGGCACCGGCGTCTGGTACGTCGAGCCGGACCGGGAGAAGCGTGAGGAAGCGAAGGCCAGCCGCTACGCCATGGGCGGGCAGCTGGCGGAGCACAGCTGGATGGACCGCGTGCTCGACCGCACGTATGAGAATATGAACAAGCTGGGCAATCTCGGCTATCCGTTCCCCGTCGACGAGAACGGCAATCCGCACAAGCGGAGCTTGCAGGGACCGGAGTACATGCGGCTGATGAGAAAGCTCGTGCAGCGCGCAGGCGTCAAGATATTGGATCATAGTCCGGTGCTGGAGCTGCTTGCTGACGAGCACGGCGTAGGCGGCGCTGCCGGCGTGAACACGCAAACCGGCGAGACTTGGGAGATCCGGGCAGGCGCCGTAGTGATCGCCACCGGCGGATGCGCCTTCCTGAGCCGCGCGCTCGGCTGCAACGTGCTTACGGGAGACGGCTATCTGTTCGCGACCGAGGCTGGAGCGGACCTGTCGGGCATGGAATTCTCGAACGCCTATGCGATCTGCCCGACGTTCTCCTCGGTCACGAAGACCGCGTACTACAGCTACGCCAGCTTCTATTACGAGGACGGGACGGTCGTCGAGGGCGCCGGCTCGAAAAAGGGGCGTTCAGTCATCGCTCGCAACCTGCTGCAAGGCAAGCAAGTGTACGCGAGACTCGACCAGGCGCCGGAGGACCTGAAGCCGCTGCTGCGCGTCGCGCAGACGAACTTCTTTCTGCCGTTCGACCGCAGGGGCATCGATCCGTTCAAGGATCTGTTCCCGGTCACGCTCCGGCTGGAAGGTACGGTTCGCGGCACGGGCGGCATCCGCGTCATCGACGAGACATGCGCCACAAGCGCACCCGGTCTCTACGCAGCCGGGGACGCGGCGACGCGCGAGCTGATCTGCGGCGGCTTCACAGGCGGCGGCAGCCATAACGCAGCGTGGGCGATGTCCTCGGGCTCGTTTGCCGGCGAAGGTGCGGCAGCTTATGCATTGAAGCTTGGCGAAGGGGCGGGATCGCGGAATTTGAGAGGGCTGTCCTCGCAAACGTTGAGAGACCGCCAGGAACCGGGCGGGGCAGCGCGGACGGACGAGTACGTTCGCGCCGTGCAGGACGAAGTAAAGCCGTACGACCGTAATTTGTTCCGCACGGAGAAGGGACTCGGCGACTCGCTCGTCAGGCTCGACGATCTGTGGCAGCGGCAGCGCGAAGCGGGAATCGGCCGGACCACCGAAGGCGTGAAGGCGCGCGAGGCTGCCGCGATGACGGCCACGGCGCGATGGATGTACCATTCGGCGCTGGCCCGCACGGAGACGCGAGGCATGCACAAGCGCGAGGATTTCCCGGCAGGCGACGCCGGCCAGCACCATCGCCTCATCAGCGGCGGACTCGACCGGGTATGGGTGCGGCAGGAAGAAGTGGCGAAGGAGCGTGTGTCGGTATGA
- a CDS encoding ABC transporter permease codes for MSERVEAWIAPAGKTREKRVRDAVGKIRAALADIATGWLVPVAALAVWQLAGSLGWISSEFLPTPAAIAAAFADLAANGGLLHHLGDSIRRAGIGFLFGGGLGLALGLLTGLFRRAEYLLDPSAQVLRLVPHLAIAPLIILWFGFGETSKVVIIAAGSFFPLYVNTFLGIRQVDNKLFEVSRTLSFSRFKRISRLIVPAAFPQILLGLRTSLAVSWIGLVVAELIGSTSGIGFLINEAKQNGQPEVIFVGILIFAVVGKLLDSAVKAVERRTLRWQDGYKG; via the coding sequence ATGAGCGAGAGAGTTGAAGCATGGATCGCGCCGGCCGGGAAAACAAGAGAGAAACGGGTTCGGGACGCAGTCGGGAAAATACGTGCGGCATTGGCGGACATCGCAACCGGATGGCTGGTGCCGGTCGCGGCGCTCGCCGTCTGGCAGCTGGCCGGCAGCCTCGGGTGGATCTCATCGGAATTTCTCCCGACGCCGGCCGCAATCGCGGCGGCATTCGCGGACTTGGCGGCGAACGGCGGCTTGCTCCATCACTTGGGAGACAGCATACGCCGAGCCGGAATCGGATTCTTATTCGGCGGCGGACTGGGGTTGGCGCTAGGCCTTCTGACGGGGTTGTTCCGTCGGGCCGAGTATCTCCTCGATCCCAGCGCGCAGGTACTGCGCCTCGTACCGCATCTGGCGATCGCGCCGCTCATTATTTTGTGGTTCGGATTCGGAGAAACATCGAAAGTGGTCATCATCGCCGCAGGTTCGTTTTTCCCGCTTTACGTCAACACCTTCCTGGGCATTCGCCAAGTGGACAACAAGCTGTTCGAGGTGTCGCGAACACTTAGCTTCAGCCGGTTCAAACGGATCTCAAGGCTGATCGTGCCGGCGGCGTTCCCGCAAATCCTGCTGGGCTTGCGAACCTCGCTCGCAGTCTCCTGGATCGGGCTGGTGGTGGCGGAGCTGATCGGTTCGACCTCGGGGATCGGCTTTCTGATCAACGAGGCCAAGCAGAACGGCCAACCGGAAGTCATTTTCGTCGGCATACTGATCTTCGCGGTCGTGGGCAAGCTGCTGGATTCGGCAGTCAAGGCGGTCGAACGCCGGACGTTGAGATGGCAGGACGGCTACAAGGGCTGA